One window of the Peptacetobacter hiranonis genome contains the following:
- the rpmG gene encoding 50S ribosomal protein L33 yields the protein MRVKVTLACTECKQRNYNTTKNKKNNPDRIELKKYCKFCKKHTLHKETK from the coding sequence ATGAGAGTAAAAGTTACTTTAGCATGTACAGAATGCAAACAGAGAAATTACAACACTACTAAAAATAAGAAAAACAATCCAGACAGAATAGAACTTAAAAAATATTGTAAATTCTGCAAAAAACATACTCTACATAAAGAAACAAAATAA
- the tuf gene encoding elongation factor Tu, whose amino-acid sequence MAKAKFERSKPHVNIGTIGHVDHGKTTLTAAITKTLFDRYHLGEAVDFANIDKAPEERERGITISTAHVEYETPNRHYAHVDCPGHADYVKNMITGAAQMDGAILVVSATDGPMPQTREHILLSRQVGVPYIVVFLNKCDMVDDEELLELVEMEVRELLNEYDFPGDDTPIVRGSALKALEDPSSEWGDKIVEFFEMIDEYIPAPERDVDKDFLMPVEDVFSITGRGTVATGRVERGVLKVQDEVELVGLAEAPRKVVVTGVEMFRKLLDQAEAGDNIGALLRGVQRNEIERGQVLAKPGTVNAHTKFTAEIYVLKKEEGGRHTPFFDGYRPQFYFRTTDVTGACKLPEGTEMVMPGDNVTIEVDLINSICVEEGLRFAIREGGRTVASGVVASIIE is encoded by the coding sequence ATGGCTAAAGCTAAATTTGAAAGAAGTAAACCTCATGTTAATATAGGTACTATAGGACACGTTGACCACGGTAAAACTACATTAACAGCAGCAATAACAAAAACATTATTCGACAGATATCACTTAGGAGAAGCAGTAGATTTCGCTAACATAGATAAAGCTCCAGAAGAAAGAGAAAGAGGAATCACAATATCAACTGCACACGTTGAATATGAAACTCCAAACAGACATTACGCACACGTTGACTGCCCAGGACATGCTGACTACGTTAAAAACATGATAACTGGTGCTGCACAGATGGATGGTGCTATATTAGTTGTATCAGCAACTGATGGTCCAATGCCTCAGACAAGAGAACATATACTATTATCAAGACAGGTTGGTGTACCTTACATAGTTGTATTCTTAAACAAATGTGATATGGTAGACGATGAAGAACTTCTTGAATTAGTTGAAATGGAAGTAAGAGAATTATTAAACGAATATGATTTCCCAGGAGATGATACTCCAATAGTAAGAGGATCTGCATTAAAAGCATTAGAAGATCCATCAAGCGAATGGGGAGATAAAATAGTAGAATTCTTCGAAATGATAGATGAATACATACCAGCTCCAGAAAGAGATGTTGATAAAGACTTCTTAATGCCAGTAGAAGACGTATTCTCTATAACAGGTAGAGGAACAGTTGCAACAGGTAGAGTTGAAAGAGGAGTACTAAAAGTACAGGACGAAGTTGAACTAGTAGGATTAGCAGAAGCTCCAAGAAAAGTAGTAGTAACAGGAGTAGAAATGTTCAGAAAATTACTAGATCAGGCAGAAGCTGGAGATAACATAGGAGCATTATTAAGAGGTGTTCAGAGAAATGAAATAGAAAGAGGACAGGTTCTTGCAAAACCAGGAACAGTTAATGCTCACACAAAATTCACAGCAGAAATATACGTTCTTAAAAAAGAAGAAGGTGGAAGACATACTCCATTCTTCGATGGATACAGACCACAGTTCTACTTCAGAACAACAGACGTAACAGGAGCTTGTAAATTACCAGAAGGAACAGAAATGGTAATGCCTGGAGATAACGTAACAATAGAAGTTGACTTAATAAACTCTATATGTGTTGAAGAAGGATTAAGATTCGCAATAAGAGAAGGTGGAAGAACTGTAGCATCTGGTGTAGTTGCATCAATAATAGAATAA
- the sigH gene encoding RNA polymerase sporulation sigma factor SigH, whose amino-acid sequence MELVEEKNVEQNENQQQKEEYEIVKRAANGDRMALEYIMAKYKNFVRVKAKSYFLIGADREDIIQEGMIGLYKAIRDFDETKAHSFRSFAEVCITRQIITAIKTATRQKHIPLNTYVSLSKPIYDEESERTLLDIITASMVTNPEELIISKEELKNIEDKINKLLSELEQEVLGLYLNGKSYQEIADIIGKEPKSIDNALQRVKRKLEKHLENVNN is encoded by the coding sequence ATGGAGCTAGTGGAAGAAAAAAATGTAGAACAGAATGAAAATCAGCAACAAAAAGAAGAATATGAAATAGTTAAAAGAGCAGCTAATGGGGATAGAATGGCTCTTGAGTACATAATGGCAAAATACAAAAATTTTGTAAGGGTTAAAGCGAAGTCTTATTTCCTAATAGGAGCAGATAGAGAAGATATAATACAAGAGGGTATGATCGGACTTTATAAGGCTATTAGAGATTTTGATGAAACTAAAGCTCATTCGTTTAGATCTTTTGCTGAAGTTTGTATAACTAGACAGATAATAACCGCTATAAAGACTGCTACCAGACAAAAGCATATTCCTCTAAATACTTATGTATCATTGAGCAAACCAATATACGATGAAGAGTCAGAAAGAACGCTTCTTGATATAATAACAGCTAGTATGGTTACTAATCCAGAAGAGCTTATTATAAGTAAGGAAGAGTTAAAAAATATAGAAGATAAGATAAATAAACTGCTTAGCGAATTAGAGCAGGAGGTTCTTGGATTGTACTTAAACGGCAAATCATATCAAGAAATCGCCGATATAATAGGTAAGGAACCAAAATCTATTGACAATGCATTGCAGAGAGTGAAGAGAAAATTAGAGAAACATCTTGAAAATGTAAATAATTAA
- the rplA gene encoding 50S ribosomal protein L1 produces MAKRGKRYANALSKIDRSNLYDASQALSLVCEVAEAKFDETVEAHVRLGVDSRHADQQVRGAVVLPNGTGKTKKVLVFAKGEKAKEAEAAGADFVGAEEMVQKIQGENWFDFDIVVATPDMMGVVGRLGRVLGPKGLMPNPKSGTVTFDVTKAVNEIKAGKVEYRLDKTNIIHVPIGKVSFGGEKLAQNFAVLMEAIIKAKPSAAKGQYLRSISVASSMGPGVKVNPARVTE; encoded by the coding sequence ATGGCTAAAAGAGGTAAAAGATACGCAAACGCGTTAAGCAAAATAGACAGAAGTAATTTATACGATGCTTCTCAGGCTTTATCATTAGTATGTGAAGTTGCAGAAGCTAAATTCGACGAAACAGTTGAAGCACACGTAAGATTAGGTGTTGACTCAAGACACGCAGATCAGCAGGTTAGAGGTGCTGTTGTATTACCAAACGGTACTGGTAAAACTAAAAAAGTTTTAGTTTTCGCTAAAGGTGAAAAAGCTAAAGAAGCTGAAGCTGCTGGAGCTGATTTCGTAGGTGCTGAAGAAATGGTACAGAAAATACAGGGAGAAAACTGGTTTGATTTCGATATAGTTGTTGCTACTCCAGACATGATGGGTGTAGTTGGTAGACTAGGTAGAGTATTAGGACCAAAAGGTTTAATGCCTAACCCTAAATCAGGAACTGTTACATTCGACGTAACTAAAGCTGTTAACGAAATAAAAGCTGGTAAAGTTGAATACAGATTAGACAAAACTAACATAATACACGTTCCAATAGGAAAAGTATCATTCGGTGGAGAAAAACTTGCTCAGAACTTTGCAGTTTTAATGGAAGCTATAATAAAAGCTAAACCATCTGCTGCTAAAGGTCAGTACTTAAGAAGTATATCAGTTGCTTCTTCAATGGGACCTGGTGTAAAAGTTAACCCAGCAAGAGTTACTGAATAA
- the rplK gene encoding 50S ribosomal protein L11, with translation MAKKVIGQIKLQIPAGKATPAPPVGPALGQHGVNIMGFTKEFNAKTADQAGMIIPVVITVYQDRSFSFITKTPPAAVLIKKACNLKSASGEPNKKKVAKITSAQVREIAELKMPDLNAANVEAAMSMIAGTARSMGVEVVD, from the coding sequence ATGGCTAAAAAAGTAATAGGTCAGATAAAATTACAGATACCTGCTGGAAAAGCTACACCAGCACCACCAGTTGGTCCAGCACTAGGACAGCACGGTGTCAACATAATGGGATTCACAAAGGAATTTAATGCAAAAACTGCAGATCAGGCTGGAATGATAATACCAGTTGTTATAACTGTATATCAGGATAGATCATTCAGTTTCATAACTAAAACTCCTCCAGCTGCTGTTTTAATAAAGAAAGCTTGTAATCTTAAATCAGCATCAGGAGAACCTAACAAAAAGAAAGTTGCTAAAATAACATCTGCACAGGTAAGAGAAATAGCAGAATTAAAAATGCCTGACTTAAATGCAGCTAACGTTGAAGCAGCAATGAGCATGATAGCTGGTACAGCTAGAAGTATGGGTGTAGAAGTAGTTGACTAA
- the nusG gene encoding transcription termination/antitermination protein NusG — protein MSELQEAKWYVVHTYSGHENKVKATIERAVITRGMENIITHVVVPTENVVEKTPKGNEKIRQRKVYPSYVLIKMIITDESWYVVRNTKGVTGFVGPGSKPVPLSEEEVIAMGIELPAQEVVGGDVDFEPGDVVKIINGSFAGNVGTVEEVNAEKKEVKLLTEIFGRKSPVTIGIQSIEKI, from the coding sequence ATGTCAGAATTACAAGAAGCAAAATGGTACGTTGTTCACACTTATTCAGGACATGAAAATAAAGTTAAAGCTACTATAGAAAGAGCGGTAATAACAAGAGGTATGGAAAATATCATAACTCACGTTGTTGTTCCTACTGAAAATGTAGTAGAGAAAACTCCAAAAGGAAATGAAAAGATAAGACAACGTAAAGTTTATCCAAGTTATGTATTAATAAAAATGATTATAACAGATGAATCTTGGTACGTAGTTAGAAATACTAAAGGCGTTACTGGATTTGTTGGCCCTGGATCAAAACCTGTACCATTAAGCGAAGAGGAAGTAATTGCTATGGGAATAGAATTACCTGCTCAGGAAGTTGTAGGTGGTGACGTAGATTTTGAACCTGGCGACGTTGTTAAAATCATAAATGGATCTTTTGCAGGTAACGTAGGTACTGTAGAAGAAGTTAACGCGGAGAAAAAAGAAGTAAAATTATTAACAGAAATATTCGGTAGAAAGTCCCCAGTAACTATAGGGATTCAAAGTATAGAGAAAATCTAA
- the thyX gene encoding FAD-dependent thymidylate synthase, giving the protein MKVKLLAHTPEPEKVVSMAAKLCYSKVGVEGIEENLTDEKIESFLKMLTDIGHESPLEHVSFTFGVEGISRACSHQIVRHRIASYSQQSQRYVKLDQFEYIIPPEIEKSEEAKKIFVEAMERDQKDYDRIVDILSEKHKKEFMEEGKSEKEATRLAEKKAIEDARYVFPNACETKIVMTMNVRSLYNFFDHRCCERAQWEIREMATQMLKEVKKVAPIMFRNCGPKCVKGPCPEGKMTCGKVVEIREKFKNL; this is encoded by the coding sequence ATGAAAGTTAAATTACTTGCACATACACCTGAACCAGAGAAAGTTGTATCAATGGCGGCAAAGCTTTGTTACTCTAAAGTTGGTGTTGAAGGAATAGAAGAAAATCTTACAGATGAAAAGATAGAAAGTTTTTTAAAAATGTTAACTGATATAGGACACGAGTCTCCACTTGAACATGTGTCATTTACTTTTGGAGTAGAGGGGATATCTAGAGCATGTTCTCATCAGATTGTTCGTCATAGAATAGCTAGTTATTCTCAGCAATCTCAGAGATATGTAAAACTAGATCAGTTTGAATATATAATTCCACCAGAAATAGAAAAATCTGAGGAAGCTAAAAAGATATTTGTAGAAGCTATGGAAAGAGATCAGAAAGACTACGATAGAATAGTAGATATATTATCTGAAAAACATAAAAAAGAATTTATGGAAGAAGGAAAATCAGAAAAAGAAGCAACTAGATTAGCTGAAAAGAAGGCTATAGAAGATGCTAGATATGTTTTCCCAAATGCTTGTGAAACAAAAATAGTAATGACTATGAATGTTAGAAGTCTTTACAATTTCTTTGACCACAGATGTTGTGAAAGAGCTCAGTGGGAAATAAGGGAAATGGCTACACAGATGCTTAAAGAAGTGAAAAAAGTAGCTCCTATAATGTTTAGAAACTGTGGACCAAAATGTGTGAAAGGACCTTGTCCAGAAGGAAAGATGACTTGTGGGAAGGTTGTTGAGATAAGAGAAAAATTTAAGAATTTATAG
- a CDS encoding NYN domain-containing protein, whose translation MAAKFKKKKKKKILIVDGYNIINAWDDLNELSKINLESSREKLIDYMIEFSKYMGYKTTIVFDAYNVKNSAGYEEKRSDSVEIVFTKEHQTADSYIEKYIAELPNKEFIDLKVATSDYAEQQIVLGKGAARISARELQLDVMKSKEKIGEKNSSHKKTIQRNTIGDRLNHENREVWDKLERMRINKK comes from the coding sequence ATGGCTGCAAAGTTTAAAAAGAAGAAAAAGAAAAAAATTCTTATAGTTGATGGATACAATATAATTAACGCATGGGATGATTTGAATGAATTATCTAAGATAAACCTTGAAAGCTCTAGAGAGAAGTTAATAGATTATATGATAGAGTTTTCTAAGTATATGGGATACAAAACAACTATAGTATTTGATGCTTATAATGTAAAGAATTCTGCTGGGTATGAAGAAAAGAGATCAGATTCTGTTGAGATAGTATTTACTAAAGAGCATCAGACAGCGGATAGTTATATAGAAAAGTATATTGCTGAGCTACCTAATAAGGAGTTTATAGACCTAAAGGTTGCAACAAGTGATTACGCTGAGCAGCAGATTGTACTAGGTAAAGGAGCTGCAAGAATTTCTGCTAGGGAACTTCAGTTAGATGTTATGAAGTCTAAGGAAAAGATAGGAGAAAAAAATAGCAGTCATAAGAAAACTATACAGAGAAATACTATAGGCGATAGGTTGAACCATGAAAACAGAGAGGTTTGGGACAAATTAGAAAGAATGAGAATTAATAAAAAGTAA
- the secE gene encoding preprotein translocase subunit SecE translates to MAEENQAVEKKEKAGLFGYFRETKAELKRVTWPTRKELFRNTGVVLAVVIFSTLAIWGIDTVLSGALALLLK, encoded by the coding sequence ATGGCAGAAGAAAATCAGGCTGTTGAAAAGAAAGAAAAAGCTGGTCTGTTCGGTTACTTCAGAGAAACAAAAGCTGAGCTTAAAAGAGTAACTTGGCCGACTAGAAAAGAACTGTTCCGCAACACAGGTGTGGTTTTAGCAGTAGTTATATTTTCAACTTTAGCAATATGGGGGATAGATACAGTACTATCTGGTGCCCTTGCATTATTACTAAAGTAA
- the rlmB gene encoding 23S rRNA (guanosine(2251)-2'-O)-methyltransferase RlmB: MAIIEGRNPVIEAIKNDRHIEKLLISNSSKEGSIKKIIAMAKEKKIVIQYVDRHKLDEMSTSHAHQGVIATISDYIYKDIEEVVREVKEKGEDPFIIILDEITDPHNLGSIIRTADAVGAHAVVIPKRRSVDITPVVAKASAGAVEYVPVCKVTNIVNTIKMLKEEGLWIAAADMDGGVFYKQDLTGPLGLVVGSEGFGISRLVKQNCDFVVSMPMVGNVTSLNASVAGGILLYEVFRQRTSGK; this comes from the coding sequence ATGGCTATAATAGAAGGAAGAAATCCCGTAATAGAAGCGATAAAAAACGATAGACATATAGAAAAATTGCTTATATCTAATTCTTCAAAAGAAGGTTCTATAAAGAAGATAATAGCTATGGCAAAGGAAAAGAAGATAGTTATTCAGTATGTTGATAGACATAAGCTGGATGAGATGAGTACTAGCCACGCCCATCAGGGTGTTATAGCTACTATAAGTGATTATATCTATAAAGATATAGAAGAAGTAGTAAGAGAAGTTAAGGAAAAGGGAGAAGATCCATTTATCATCATATTAGATGAGATAACAGATCCTCATAACTTAGGTTCTATAATAAGAACAGCAGATGCAGTAGGTGCTCATGCTGTTGTAATTCCTAAGAGAAGATCAGTAGATATAACTCCTGTAGTTGCAAAAGCATCTGCTGGGGCAGTAGAGTATGTTCCTGTGTGTAAGGTAACTAATATTGTAAATACTATAAAGATGCTAAAAGAAGAAGGTCTATGGATTGCAGCTGCAGACATGGATGGAGGAGTGTTCTATAAACAGGATTTAACAGGTCCTTTAGGATTAGTAGTAGGAAGTGAAGGATTTGGTATATCAAGACTTGTTAAACAGAACTGTGATTTTGTAGTTAGTATGCCTATGGTAGGTAATGTAACGTCTTTAAATGCATCGGTAGCAGGTGGAATACTGCTTTATGAAGTATTTAGACAGAGAACTTCGGGTAAATAA